Proteins encoded within one genomic window of Xiphophorus maculatus strain JP 163 A chromosome 11, X_maculatus-5.0-male, whole genome shotgun sequence:
- the LOC102230825 gene encoding sodium-dependent proline transporter-like, translating to MHDESGKGAADGGSAGGGTAAAAQNGHTVSPNGYNPAITPTPPQQSDTRVSSPVPAPAAIIPRDQWGGKYEFLLSCIGYCVGLGNVWRFPYLCYRNGGGVFLIPYFIMLFVTGVPLFLMELSLGQYGSAGPIMVWKCCPLLKGIGIGMLCVSTLVCLYYNVIIAWTFYYLGSSFQSPLPWSCDAVANVAICANRTVGNSSSERPRSPTEIFWNEKVLGVVNSEGLHDPGPVRWPLALCLLAAWIIIFLCMLKGIRSSGKVVYVTATFPYFVLIVLIIRGATLEGSLQGVAFYLTPDWSRLANAQVWNDAASQIFYSLGIGVGGLLSMASYNKFDNNVIRDTIVITIGNCGTSFFAGFAIFSILGHMAWRKGVPVGEVADRGPGLAFVAYPEALALLPGSVFWSIMFFLMLFMLGVDTLFGNMEGITTAVLDEFPNLRRNTFHKSLFLGALCFTFYLMGLLLVTDGGIYWFTLIDSFSTSFGLIIITLFMCIGISFFYGVNQFCQDIIDMICHCPPWCSKVLIYFKACWVFCTPFLLLFILIYIFLEMYNTPLHYGSYVYPRWGKGLGVCMGATCCLQILIWAVVAISKETGSLKERFKKAIRPLNSWRVNNLNSEVRSQEHVEPERVEAPYTVTLTDQDFTAITWETGSSA from the exons CGCTCCGGCTGCGATTATCCCAAGGGATCAGTGGGGCGGGAAGTACGAGTTCCTCCTGTCCTGCATCGGCTACTGCGTGGGTCTGGGCAACGTGTGGAGGTTCCCGTACCTGTGTTACCGCAATGGAGGAG GCGTGTTTCTCATCCCGTATTTCATTATGCTGTTTGTGACGGGAGTTCCTCTCTTCCTCATGGAGCTGAGTTTAGGCCAGTATGGCTCAGCTGGCCCAATCATGGTGTGgaaatgctgccctctgcttaAAG GCATTGGGATTGGGATGCTGTGTGTGTCCACGTTGGTGTGTCTCTACTACAACGTGATCATAGCGTGGACGTTTTACTACCTGGGCAGCTCTTTCCAAAGCCCCTTGCCCTGGTCATGTGACGCCGTGGCCAATGTCGCTATCTGTGCTAATCGCACCGTTGGTAATAGCTCCTCGGAAAGACCCCGATCCCCTACAGAGATTTTCTGGAA TGAGAAAGTACTGGGCGTTGTGAACAGTGAGGGTCTTCACGACCCGGGCCCTGTGCGGTGGCCCCTGGCTCTGTGCCTGTTAGCTGCCTGgatcatcatcttcctctgtATGCTTAAAGGCATCCGCAGCTCTGGCAAG GTGGTTTATGTAACGGCCACCTTCCCATACTTTGTCCTAATTGTTTTGATCATCAGAGGTGCGACACTGGAGGGATCGCTCCAGGGCGTCGCTTTCTACCTCACGCCAGACTGGAGCCGTTTAGCTAACGCACAG GTCTGGAATGACGCAGCCTCTCAGATCTTCTACTCTTTGGGCATTGGGGTTGGTGGGCTGCTTTCTATGGCATCTTACAATAAATTCGACAACAACGTCATCAG GGACACTATTGTTATCACAATCGGGAACTGCGGCACCAGCTTCTTTGCGGGATTTGCTATATTCTCCATCCTGGGTCACATGGCATGGAGGAAGGGAGTGCCTGTTGGAGAGGTGGCAGACAGAG GTCCTGGTTTGGCTTTTGTTGCTTATCCAGAAGCTCTTGCTCTGCTGCCTGGCTCAGTGTTTTGGTCAATTATGTTCTTCCTCATGCTGTTCATGCTTGGGGTCGATACTCTG TTCGGTAACATGGAGGGCATCACCACAGCTGTACTGGATGAGTTCCCAAACCTCAGAAGGAACACCTTCCACAAGTCCTTGTTCCTGGGAGCCCTGTGTTTCACCTTCTACCTAATGGGCCTTCTGTTAGTGACAGAT GGAGGGATTTACTGGTTCACTCTCATCGACTCCTTCAGCACCAGCTTCGGCCTCATCATCATCACCCTATTCATGTGCATTGGCATCTCCTTCTTCTATG GAGTCAACCAGTTTTGTCAGGACATTATTGACATGATCTGCCACTGCCCTCCGTGGTGCAGCAAAGTGCTGATCTACTTCAAAGCCTGCTGGGTTTTCTGCACACCGTTTCTCCTCCTG TTCATCCTGATCTACATTTTTTTGGAGATGTACAACACACCCCTCCATTACGGCTCTTATGTGTATCCGCGGTGGGGTAAAGGTTTGGGCGTGTGCATGGGTGCGACCTGCTGTTTGCAGATCCTCATTTGGGCCGTTGTGGCCATCAGCAAGGAAACTGGTTCGCTAAAAGAA CGCTTCAAGAAAGCAATCCGACCTCTGAACTCCTGGAGGGTAAATAACTTGAACAGTGAGGTGAGAAGCCAGGAGCACGTGGAGCCGGAGCGAGTGGAGGCTCCTTACACCGTCACGCTCACAGACCAGGACTTCACAGCAATTACATGGGAAACGGGAAGCAGTGCATAA